The following DNA comes from Amycolatopsis albispora.
CAGCCGCAGCTCCACCGGGTCGATGCCGAGCCGGTGGGCGAGTTCGTCGACGGTGGCTTCCAGCGCGAAGGTGCCGATCGCCTCGCCGGGCGCGCGCATGAACGTGTTGGGCGTGGTGTCCAGCTCGACCAGGCTCTGCCGCACCAGGATGTGGTCGGCCGCGTAGAGGTGCCGCGACTGCGAGGTCACCTGCTCCGGGCCGCCGCCCCGCTGCCGGTCTGCGTGACGCTGGTGTGGATGAGCGAGGTCAGCCGCCCGTCGGGCTCGGCCCCGAGCGCGACCCGCTGCGTGGACGGCGTGCGCCCGCCGACCGTGCGGTAGACGCTCTCGCGGCTGAGCAGCATGCGCACCGGCCGTCCGGTCACCCTGGCGGCGAGCGCGGTCAGCACGGTGCCCGCCCAGACCGCGCCCTTGCCGCCGAACCCGCCGCCGACGAACGGGGCGAGCACGCGGATCCCGGCCACCGGCACGCCGAACCGGTGCGCCAGGTGCCGCCGCACCCAGTCGATGCCCTGCGTGGCCTCGTGCAGGGTCAGCCGGTCGCCGTCCCAGATCGCGGTGGTGGCGTGCGGCTCGATCGCGTTGTGGTTGTGCGCGGGCGTGGAGTAACGCAGGTCCACCGACACCGGGGCGGCGGCCAGCGCGGCTTCGGCGTCGCCCTTCTTCGCGCTGCCCGGCTGGATCAGGCTGTTCTGCTGGGGTTTGGCGTCTCCTGCGCGGCCTTGAAGTCCACAGTGGACTTCGCGACCGCGTACTCCGCGCGGACCAGCGAGGCGGCCTCGCGCGCGCCCTTCGAGCGTGTCGCGACCACCACCGCGATCGGCTGCCCGTTCCAGAACACCTCGTCGGTGTTCAGGTAGTTGACCCTGGTGCCCGAAGCCAGGCTGGCGAGGTTCAGCGGGGTCGGCTTCGGGGGCTTCTTCATCGGCGGCGCGTTCTCGTGGGTGAGCACGGTCAGCACGCCGGGCACCGCCAGCGCGGCGGCGGTGTCGATGGCGGTGATCCGGCCGCGCGCGATGGTCGAGTGCACCAGGCTCGCGTAGGCCAGGTCCGGATATGGGAATTCCGCGGCATAGCGGGCTTCCCGGTGGTCTTGACGCGGCCGTCACCCGGTCGAGCGGCCGGCCGACGGCCGGACCGTCGTTTTCTCCCGCAGCTGCGTCATGCCACACCTCCGGCGGTCAGCTGCCGCAGGGTCGCGGTGATCGTGCGGCGGGCGAGCTCGATCTTGAACCCGTTGTGCTCGCGAGCCGTCGCGCTGGCCAGCTCGGCGTCCGCGGCCGCGCGGAAGGATTCCTCGGTGGCCGGTGCGCCCTGGAGCACCCGTTCGGCTTCCCCAGCGCGCCAAGGCTTTCCGGCGACACCGCCGAGCGCGAGCCGGACCGCGGTCACCTCGTGGTCGCGGACTTCCAGCGCGGCGGCCACCGAAACCAGCGCGAACGCGTACGAGGCCCGGTCACGCACCTTGCGGTAGCGGGAGTTGCGGGCGATCGGCAGCGCGGGCAGTTCGATGGCGGTGATCAGCTCGTCGGCGGCCAGTTCGGTCTCGACCTCCGGCGTGGCACCGGGCAGCCGGTGGAACTCGGTCAGCGGCAGGCGGCGCAGCCGCGCACGCTCTCCACCTCGACCGTCGCGTCGAGCGCGGCGAGCGCCACGCACAGGTCGGACGGGTGGGTGGCGATGCAGGACTCACCGGTGCCGAGGATCGCGTGGCCCCGGTTGAACCCGCCAGCGCGTCGCAGCCGCTGCCGGGTTCACGCTTGTTGCAGGCCGACGCCGGGTCGTAGAAGTACGGGCACCTGGTGCGCTGCAACAGGTTCCCGCCGACGGTGGCCATGTTGCGCAGCTGCGCCGACGCGCCCGCCAGCACGGCCTGGGTGAGC
Coding sequences within:
- a CDS encoding molybdopterin cofactor-binding domain-containing protein: MSVDLRYSTPAHNHNAIEPHATTAIWDGDRLTLHEATQGIDWVRRHLAHRFGVPVAGIRVLAPFVGGGFGGKGAVWAGTVLTALAARVTGRPVRMLLSRESVYRTVGGRTPSTQRVALGAEPDGRLTSLIHTSVTQTGSGAAARSR